The Numenius arquata chromosome 6, bNumArq3.hap1.1, whole genome shotgun sequence sequence GCTGTGCTGGGCAGCTGGGGGGTGAGAGCAAAGTGTGGGTCCACCACGGGACGTGAAGGGTCCTCAGATCCCGGGTAAAATAATACTCatgggagggagaagagctgcaGGACAGGCCGAGCTGACACGCGGGGTCCTCTGTGTCCCCAGCCCCGCTTCGAAGCTGAATTCTCCGAGATCCTCCTCTGTAAGAACGAGCTCCATGAGACGCTGAACAACCTGTCCCACTGGATGAAGGACGAGCACGTGGTCAAGAACACGGTACAGGGGGAGATGGGAGAaccgtagaatcatggaattgtccaggttggaagggacctttcagatcactgagtccaaccatcaacccaacgctgcccaaaccaccactgacccacgtccctcagcaccatgtctgcctggcttttagatgcctccagggatggagactccatcacttccctttGGAGTTCCAGTGTTTGAGAACCCTTTTAGtgcagaaatttttcccaatatccatcctaaacctcccctggcgcaacttgaggccgtttcctcttgtcccattgcctgttccttgggagaagagatcgaccccccctggctacaccctcctttcagggagttgtagagagcgagaaggtctcccctcagcctccttttctccaggctgaacacccccagctccctcagccgctcctcacaggacatgttctccagacccctcaccagatgAGGGAAAGGATCGGGGGAAGGACCAGGGcagaggtgggtgggatgtgggcATGGAGATGGTGGTGCAACAAAGCACTCTTGATGTGGTGGGTGTCCTGCAGGCGACCCGGTTGGACTCGGCCTTCATCCGCAAGGACCCCTATGGGGTGGTGCTCATCATCGCGCCCTGGAACTACCCCATCAACCTCGTCCTGGTGCCCCTCATCGGGGCCATCGCTGCCGGTGGGAGCCCAACCTGTCCCCTGGCCCAGTGCCAGACACCGTAGAGGGCACCTTGTCCCCAGGCCAGGGTGCCAGAAGGGCTGGCTGTCACCGTGTCACTGCTCTGACGTCCTATTGATCTCCCTTTAGGTAACTGTGTCATCGTCAAACCCTCGGAGATGACCAAGAACTCCGAGAGGCTGGTGGCTGAAGCGCTGCCCAGTTACCTGGACAAAGTAAGAAGctctccctgtccttgtccttgtccctgccccacagccatggTGTTCCCAACCCTACCTTGCCCACACCATCCCCACACTATCCACAGTCTCAGGTTCCTCCTTCCTCCATGGTGTCCACACACCCGGCAGCCTGGGATGGTcttggtggggacagggacagagtgGCCTGGGCAGATGGTGATGGGATGGAACCCTTCCTCTTATCTTGCAGGACTGCTTTGCCGTGGTGACCGCTGGCGTGCAGGAGACCACCAGGCTGCTGGAGAACAAATTTGACTACATCTTCTACACTGGTACGTCTGGTGGGCCAGAGCAAAAACCATGGAGGTTTTTGTGGAATGAGGAAGGGGGTTTCCTACTGGAGATCGCACTGTGGCTCATCCAACGTGAGATGatgggcagctgcctgcaagcaggactccttccctgccctctgagcaggcaggggaggggatggggaatgtGGCGTCAGGGTCTGTTGGAGGATCTGCCACCAAAGTGTCTGAGGAACTAATAACCATAACTGGGTTTTGTCCTGGCTGAGCTGGGGGAGGTCACGGTTGAGCTGGAGaaggtgctggaggagctggaggagtggGACttatagaatcattttggttggaagagacctttcagatcatcaagtccaaccatcaacccaacactgccagagccaccactaaaccacgtccctcagctcCACATCTACAGCTCTTttaaacgcctccagggatggtgattccaccacatccctgggcagcctcttccaatgcttgacctgACATGTCTTCCCTGGCCTTGGCTCCTCATAAGGCTGAGGCCATGAGATGGGCTGTGGCCGGTGGGATCCTCACCATGACCCATCTTTTCCTGTCCTACAGGCAGCCCCTCTGTGGGGAGGATCGTCATGATGGCGGCTGCCAAGCACCTCACGCCGGTGACGCTGGAGTTGGGGGGCAAGAACCCCTGCTACGTGTCTGACACCTGCGACGTGCAGATCGTGGCCCAGCGGGTGGCCTGGGGACGTTTCTTCAACGCGGGACAGACCTGCATCGCCCCCGACTACGTCCTCTGCAGCACGGAGatgcaggagaagctgctggtggCCCTGAGCAAAGTCGTCAATGATTTTTATGGCTCCAACCCTCAGGAGTCCCCCAACTTTGGCCGCATCATGGGGGACAAGCAGTTCCggcggctgcaggagctgctgtgcagcGGGCAAGTGGTCATCGGAGGAGAGACGGACGAGGCCCAGCGCTACGTCGGTGAGGGCATGGACTTCGCAGAAGTCTTCATCCTTGCACAGAGTGGGCTTGAATTTTGGAGAGGGTCTCCCAACCTGGCGGGGGGGGAGGTTTCTGGATGGAAGTGGCCTTGAGGGAAGGTTTGCAGGGGGAATCGGGGAGCTTGGCGAGGTGTCCTGGCTTAAAGGAGGAATGGGACTTGAGGAGAGGACCAAGGTGTCACCTCCAACCTCTGTGCTTGGGGTTTCTTTCTCCGCAGCTCCCACGGTGCTGGTGGACGTGGAGCCCTCAGACCCTATCATGCAGGAGGAGATCTTCGGCCCCATCCTGCCCATTATCACTGTGGCCAACGTGGATGAAGCCATTGACTTCATCAATAGCCGCGAGCGGCCGCTGGTTGTGTATGCTTTCTCCTCCAACAGCAAGGTAGAACCCACAGGCTGCCTGAAGCCAGGGCTACGCTTGCCCTGAGCTCCTTGACAGGTGTTCTCAGCCATGTTCATGCTCCAAAAATCTTCTTTAGGGCAGGCAGCCCTGGCTGTGGGGGAGGGATTGCAGCTGGAGGTGTGGGAACAGGGCGCAAGATGCACCTCCATCTCCTTTGCTTCCCTCCCAGGTGGTCAACCAGGTCCTGGAGAGGACCAGCAGTGGTGGCTTCTGCGGCAACGACACCCTGATGCACGTGACGTTGACCTCGCTGCCCTTCGGTGGCATCGGTAGGTCCAAAGCCCTCAATCTACTTGCCCCCTGGGCCAGTGTGATCCTCCCCACAGTGCCCGAGCTGTGCTGACCATGGGGAGGAAGGCTCTGAGGGGAGATGGAGCACCCAAACCTGAGCCCTCATGTCCTGAGGTCTCAGTGGTCTGTGGGGAAATCCTTCTGCACCAGATGGAATCCCACCAGAAGCCCTTGGCTTCACTGAACCATGGCTGAGCTCTCGGGCTTTGCAGCCCTGTGTCTGCTGGACACGTGTTGAGCACTGTGAGGTTTCTTCTCTCCGTGTTGGCCATCCCAACCACAGCGTTCCCTGGGGATGTGGAAACATCTTGCTCCAAAGGCAGGAAATTTTGAATGTGGCCACCACAGAAACGTCTCTAGACCTTCCTTTCCACGTGCAGTACCTCTGGAGGGTGCCAGCagccagcctgtccccatcccactgccatGTAGGAGAAAACATGGAAATTGTCATTTATCCATGGTTTTCAGGAACTCAGAATTTCAGTTTTTCGTGGATCTCCATTTCAGACTCCCAAATGTAGACACGTTCCCTTGTATAAACTCCCAAAGACCTATATTGCATAAACCTGTTGAGGAGTCAAGAGTAGGGGACGTAGATGAGGGTCAAAAACTCAAGAAGCCCTTGCCATCGTCCCATCTCAGAACCTGCAAATCACCCGAGGGTGCTGTTTTTAAGGCAAATTGATTTACACGTGCCATTTTGCACGGCCCTTCCTGCTGCTTCACACAAAGCCTTTGCAAACCAGCAGACCCTGAGAAAGGTCTACATTTTGCTCTGAACCTTTCGCTGAGGTTTCCCGCTGGAGAAGGGCAGCTGAGGAGGCTGTGGCTCCACTTCCTGCAGGGTGGGAATCTTCTCCCTATCTACAGAGGTCACCAGCAAGAATTCCCAGAGacgtgaaggaaggaaggaaggaaggaaggaaggaaggaaggaaggaaggaaggaaggaaggaaggaaggaaggaaggaaggaaggaaattaaggccacccagggaagtggttgagtcaccacccctggaggtacttaaaagccgtgtagatgtggtgttgagggaggagtggacttggcagcgttgGGTTTAGAGCTGGACGCCATGATcttcaaaggtcttttccaaccttttCCAACGCCTCTGATGTCAGCTCCAAGTCGTGACATCTCCTGTCTCAGATGATGTGTGTGATTCTGAGCTCCCATGGGATGTTCTCTATCCAGAGCATCAGCTGGAAAACCATCCTGTTGTTATTTTGAAGACCTCGGAACACAGCTGTGTCTGGTTCTGCATCCTCCCACCACAACCCCAGGCAGATGCATGAGTAGGAACAGGGCAAGCGTGCACCATATTCCTTCCTGAAAGCCTTCCAGCTTCCATCCCTTCCTGGTTCAGATGATTTGCTAAGCCAGAAGGGTCCCAGGTGTCCGGCAAAAGGTGCTGGACTCCATACATTCCAGGCTCTCCTTGAATCCAGGGAAACCTTTAGTCACTACGATACCCCCATGACACGGCATTTCACGGCTCACGGGCAGAAATAGCACTTTGGGGCTGTATTTCTTCTGGATGTTGACTTGGGCTGAAAAAAACACCATGTCCAGAAAGTGCTTCTCTCTCCCCCGGGAGAGGAAGGAGCGATGGAGGCACCCACTTTTGATCAGACGATTTCCACAACCATGGAAAACTGGCTCCTGTCCTCCACCCGAGACTCAGTTGGCCAAGAGGCATCCAGTGACCTCCGTTCATCCCGGGGCTGCTGACGCCATGAGATACCAAACATTGACTCATCAACTTGACCTGGACTTCAATTTTATCAGGAAAACCGACCGGCTGGAGCTGACTGGCAGAATTTTATCACATCGGTTATCAGCCCAGGGATggatttccttattttctgccaGCTCCTGGCCAGCTTTCCCCTCCCAACAGTCATTTCACCCATCCTCGGAGATAGGTCACATCCTCACCAAAGCCCCCTCCACGATCTCCCTTCTCCACTCCTGGAGTCTTGCTagtggtggggctggagccagGATGGAGGGGACATGTTTTGGAGGGGTGTCCCTGGGGTAGGGATGCTCCGACGGTGGGAACATCTCGTTGCTGCTGCCCTCTCCAGCACCACACCCTCAGTGATGCCCTTCCCAGTAGCTTGGCTGAGATTTTGCCATCAAAAATAGGtgggttttctgttggtttttttttttttttttaatcgctaAGGTTTTCAGATtcagagcaaaaagaaaacaggaacttGAGAGGGGATGCAGGAAGCACCTGCGAAAGAAGAGTTAAAGatataaaaacaaaactattttttttctttaaggagcgTTTTAGGTGCTTAAGCATCCGTGGAAGACGGGGACACATCTCCCAGTGTCCTCAAGGGCACCCGTTAAACAAGGTGGAGCTGTTTCAGGGTGGGTTAAAGCACCGCTTCCTCCCCGGAGGGTGAGGGTTGGAGGCTCTCGCTGCCTCTTCTCTGCCACGATGCCTTTCctggtcccctccctccctcctgttgGGAAGATGACGTTTTGCGAAACTCTCATTCTATCCACATTTTTCTCGAGCCGCGTTCAACGTGGTGAGCTTTGCACCGGGGCCACACTTGTTACCTGAAATGGTGACATCCCGACTGATGAGAGGGTTGTTGGGAACTTTTCCTCCTCCCAACCCAGTCTTCCTCCTCCAAACATCCCTCAATCCCCATTTGGGTGTCCGTCTAGGCCACTTCCATGGTCTTCTTTAGATCATTTTCTGGGGAAACTTGGCCATGGCCAACTTTTTCCACCAACcttggtgttagaaagcagctgGATGAAGACATGGTGCTGTCCACGGACACAAAGAGTCTCCATCGCTTTGTTTTGGGCTCGTTGGCTCCAAAACGGTGGGTAAGTGATGGCCAGATCCTGCCACCAACCGGGGGGACTTGTGCTGTGTGTTGCAGGGAGCAGCGGGCTGGGGATGTACCATGGCAAGTTCACCTTTGACACCTTCAGCCACCACCGGGGCTGCCTGCACCGCAACATGGGCCTGGAGGTCTTCAATGCCCTGCGTTACCCACCCTACAGCCAGCAGAAGCTGGGGATGGTCCGGGCTGCCTCAGAGGTGAAGCGCAAAGGTGCCTGCACCCTGCTctgagggtctcctgccacccgTCATGGTGACCACATGCAATGAAAGGTGGTTCCTTGCAACTGGTGGCCTCCCGTGTGCTTCCCTTCAgcctctctgcctgccccacaCGTCTGctgtgccccacatctccccaggcAGGTCCCACAGCCACCTTGATGGCTTGATGCGTTCCACCCACACTGGGTGCCATCAGCCTCCTGCTCCATCACTGCTGGCCCCACCACAGCAGAGGGGTGGAAGGGCTCCGGAGTGATGCTGGTGGTCACCTCCCACCTTGGGGACCTTCCCCTGAGAAGGTCCACACCAACGTTGTCCTCCCAAATCCTTGAGCTGGGATGATCCCAGTTTCCTCTGCCCCACGCCCTCCCATATCTCTCATGGGATCTCACAATCTCCTCAGCAATCCAAAAGAGACCTTGGAGCAAGCACAAaccaggaggagagggacaggtAAGGTGCCAGCAGGGACAGGAGGTCTTCTCCTGCAGCATTTTTGGGGTGTGCTGTCCTCCGGAGCCCCTCTCTCCTCTGTCCTGGTTGCTTTGGCTCCATCCTGGTGGGTTTCTGGCCTCTGTTGCTCCATCCccgcttctcctcctctcctccagccccactaCCGCCACCCTGTGCTTCAAAACTGGAGAAACCAAGTCAAACCCAGCCTGCTGCTTCTCAAGAACAAAAACCTGTTGGACATGTCCCACCTAGCGTGGTGCAccatccctggggagcagagggacatGTCAGCATGCTCTATCACCAGCTTGGGGGCCTGGCTGTGGTAGGGAAAGGGTTCCCccacctgctgcaggggcagaagggaatgGGGTGGCTTTGTccatagagcagctccctctgGCTGCAGAGGAACAGGATGGATTTGCTCTGGGGAAGCCCTCGCTGAGAGCAATTTGGGGCCCTTGGTTCCATCTCCACATCCGGAGCCGTGTCCGCATCGTGCCGTGTCTGGTGTAGCCAGACACATATCTTGAGATACCAAATCCATGTCTTCAACCACAACCTTCTACTGCTGGCTTGGGGTGGCCTGGGGCCAGGCAGGGTGCTGTGACACGGGTAGGACACCAGAGGTGTGGCTGTCCCACTTGTCCATGCAACTGCAAAGCCAAAGGGTGTCTGCCCCAGAAGAGACTGTCATGTCTCTGCGCTGGTGAGACTGGTGGAgctggtggtgcctccagctctggagctctcagctcAGAGGCCGTTAGACACGGGCAACCACAGATCTCCTCAAACCCAGCAAGCACGGTGAGGAGAATGCTTTCGGTTTTGGGAGCAGGAAGCCACACGGAGCAGAGTCACGGACTTGTGTTTTTAAGACACTGAGAGCTCGTGTTCCCAttaagccccccacatcctgagctgcatccccagcagggtgagggggggggattctgtcccaggggagacccccccccccagtgctgcctccagctctggggccaccaacagcagaaggacatggagctgttggagcggggccagaggaggccacggagatgctgggagggctggagcccctctgctgggaggacaggctgagagagttgggggggttcagcctggagaagagaaggctccggggagaccttggagccccttccagtccctcaaggggctccaggaaagctggggagggactctggatgagggaggggagccctaggaggagggggaagggtttgacactgaaagaggggagatggagatgagatgtggggaagaacttctttgctgtgagggtggtgagagcctggcccaggttgcccagagaagctgtggctgccccatccctggagggattcaaggccaggttggagggggcttggagcaacctgatctggtgggaggtgtccccccattgtggaactggatgatctttaaggtcccttccaaaccaaaccattctatagtcTTGCTATAGCTGCCAGGAGACTCTGCACTGACCCCTGTGAGGACAACCATCATGGAGTGGCCATGATGACCTCCTCTGTGTCCCGAGCTGCCATTTGAAGCCAGGGGTCTCCAAGATCTCCGTTTGCAGGAGTGAACTCAACGACACGCTCAACAATGTGAGCACCTGGACAGGGACAAGCACATGGAGAAGAACTGGGTACAGGGCGGTGACTGGCCAGGGACATGTGAGGTGGGACTCAGGTGTCCCTCACACCATCCTTCCATGGCAGGCGACACAGCTAGACTCAGCCTTCATCCACAAGCACCCACTGTCAAGAGATATTCGTTAtttagcttaaataagtaagttttaatcgGAATAAATTACTTTGGGTTACAGTACAATGTGGTTTATGCTCTTTGCTGAGCTTTACTTCACAGGAGGAGGGCccaaagcagggctggggggtcccACAGGACACGGTTGGTGACCACCAGCCAGGCAGCCCGGGCTCGGctctctccccacagcccccctggtGCCAGAGGACGTGCAGCAGGACAACCCCATCACGGAGGAGGAGATCTTCAGGCCTATCCTCACCATCATCACCTTCACTAACGCCCAGGAGCCAGCCCTCCACGTCTTCTCCTCCTGCAAGAAGGtgcggagctgggggggggggggagcggcatCCCCCTCAGCCTGAGTCCCATCCTGGGCCTGGACAGCCACAGCCACAGCGGGGGCTGCTCCTTCGGCCTTGTCCCTGGTCACGGATGGAGagagcccccatgtcccccccccaggcacaTCCCCGTGTGCCCccggcagcaggcaggaggcagaCAAGGGGTGTCCGGTGGGTGCTCACCCCCTCCCTGTTCGGCCACCCCCAGCGGGTCCCTGCTGCTCGGGGCTGAGCCCCCGGTgctggccctgaacccctcccCAGAGCCTCCCGGGCTACACCTGGTACCGGTGCCGGCCCTGCCGCCCCCAGGGCCTGTACCGGGGCTCAGAGCTCGGACTCTCCTGTGCCTGGAGTCGCGGTTCCTGCCATGAACTCCCCCGGGGCGGTGCCAGGCCCCGGGGCTCGGCGCTCTGCCAGACAGAGCCACCTGAACCGCTACCGACACCGCACACCGCAACAAACACCCACTTCCGCTTCCGCCTACGCTCGGAATCCGCCCCTCCGCCTCACGTCTGACCAATCGACGCGCCGTCCCGCCACCGCCCCGCCCAATCCACGAAgctcccgcccccctccctcccacccccggcGGCCTCTCACCAATGGAAAGCGAGTCCGGCGCGGCCTGCCCCGCCCACCGCTACCCAGGCCACGCCCACAACGCGGCGGCCCGCCCCTTCCCCGGCCCGTGACCCCCGGCGCCGCTCTGCGCCTGCGCCGTGCCCcttcgcgcatgcgcagtgcgccTTGGGGGCGGGCCAGGGGTCAGGACGCCTGGGTCCTTGGGGGaggtgagtgggggggggggccggtggccccggggcggcggggaggcccTCGGGAGGGGGCTGTGGTGGCCCCCGGTGGCTTGTCGTGGCCCCCGGATCCCgtctgggggagagggggcagccCGGACGCCTGGGACTCCCTGTGGGGTCACACACATGGGGCGGCTGGGGCCTTGTTGGGCgttgggggggggctgtgacTTGGGTGCTGGAGAGTGGGGAGGGGGGCTTGGGGCAGGACTTTGGGGTCCCCTGAGGCGGGGGAGGCAGCCTGGGTcttgttgggggggggtggtggaggggCCAGGGTGCCTGGGTTCATTTGGGGGGGACCTGGGTCCCTtgggggagtctggggggggaACAGGATGCCTGggccctttttgggggggggcacctgGATCCcttgggggaggcggggggagcagGATGCCTGGGTCCATTTTAGGGGGGACACTTGGGTcccttgggggaggggggggggggaacaggatgCCTGGGTCCATTTGGGGGGGACACTTGGGTcccttgggggaggggggggggaacaggatgCCTGGGTCTATTTGGGAGGGGGTAGGACATCTGGATCCCTTGGGGGACACACTTGGGTCCCTtgaaggagatggagggggggaaCAGGACTCCTGGCTCCCCTgtgggcagtggggggggggggggggcagacaccaacccccccaccccgggttgcCTGCTGGCCTGTCACCTGGGGGCTGGCGGCGAGTGACACGCTGCCCTCCCTCTGCCACCGGCAGGACTGGACATGGCGGCGCTGCGTTTGCTGTACCGCTGCCTGCGCAGGTGAGGGCCACGCcgggcaccccctcccccccccccccccccccccccccccccccaaccctggacCCCCCTTCACGCCTCTCTCTCTCCGTCTCTCCCCTTCCCGcaggcccccccgcccccctggGCTACCTGCGCCCCCtcagcaccaccacccccagggACTGTTACAGTGAGTAGGGGGCACGCAGCCCCCCCCATCCttgcctcctgccctggggctgcctccgtggggtgggcagggctttccctccccccccctccgtggGGTGGGCACGGCTTTCCTCCCCTGCCCTTGCTCATGGGGCATGGCTTTTCCCATGCTGCTCTGTGGGGTGGGCACAgctttccccccctgccctgctccgtgGGGCGGGCACAACTTCCCTCTCCACCCTCCATGGGTTGGGTACggtttccctcccctgccccccgccccggctctgTGGGGTGGGCAtggctttcccctccctcttctccatgGGGTGGGCatggatttcccccccccctgtGCTCCATGGGGCGGGCACGGTTTCTCCCCCCCTCCTCTCTGTGGGGTGGGCAtggctttcccccccccagctctccggAGGGTGGGCACGGcttttcccctcccgcccccagccctgctctgtgggGTGGGCacagcctccctctccccccccagagTACGTCAATGTCCAGGAGCCGGCCATGGACATGCGCTCCATCACCGACCGGGCTGCCCAGACCCTGCTGTGGACGGAGCTTTTCCGGGGTGAGTCCCGCATCCCTCTGGGATTCCTCCAGGCGAGGAACAAACCCCTTTCCACCTCCCCCCGCGGTgccaaactccccccccccctccccgcctccctctttcccccaggCCTGGCCATGACGCTGAGTTACCTTTTCCGGGAGGCCGGGCCACCATCAACTACCCCTTTGAGAAGGGTCCGCTGAGCCCACGCTTCCGGGGGGAGCACGCCCTGCGCCGCTACCCCTCCGGGGAGGAGCGCTGCATCGCCTGCAAGCTCTGCGAGGCCGTCTGCCCGGCGCAGGTCAGCCTTCAGccaccctcatcctcctcccgATGGTTTCCCCGGCGCGGGGAGGGGGAATACggtgcgtgtgtgcgtgtgtcccccccaactCGGAGCGGGAGGTgatggtggggtgtgtgtgtgtgtgtgtgtgtgtccccatctCCTGGTCGTGGTGACAGGCCATCACCATCGAAGCCGAGCCCCGTGCCGACGGCAGCCGCCGAACCACCCGCTACGACATCGACATGACCAAGTGCATCTACTGCGGGTTCTGCAGGAGGCCTGTCCCGTGGACGCCATCGTGGAGGTCAgttggttgggggggggaggaggggggcgcagaggtgtggggcaacaacacacagagacacacagacacactctcacacagacacacacacagagacacacagacacactcacagacacactctcacacacacactcacagacacactctcacacagagacacacagacacactcacacacagacacacacacagagacacacagagacactcacagacacactctcacacagagacacacagacacactctcacacagacacacacacagagacactctcacacacactcacagacacactctcacacacactcacagacacactctcacacagagacacacagacacactcacacagagacacacagacactcgcagacagacacacagacacacacagagacacacagagactCAcagacacactctcacacacacactcacagacacactctcacacacacactcacagacacactctcacacagagacacagacactcgcagacagacacacagacacactcacacacagacacacacacagagacacacagacacactcacagACACACTCTCACACGCACTCACAGACACACtctcacacagagacacacagacacactcacacagagacacagacactcgcagacacacagacactctcacacacacactcacagacacactctcacacacacactcacagacacactctcacacacacacagacactctcacacagagacacacagacacactcacacagacacagacactcgcagacagacacacacacagagacacacagacaca is a genomic window containing:
- the LOC141465660 gene encoding aldehyde dehydrogenase family 3 member B1-like, which codes for MQQPPGSGARKAPEEDDDGGGGKWSVDGDAASENPYAELVTRLRATWLSGKTRPMEFRVAQLEALGRFLDEKKQEILEATALDMGKPRFEAEFSEILLCKNELHETLNNLSHWMKDEHVVKNTATRLDSAFIRKDPYGVVLIIAPWNYPINLVLVPLIGAIAAGNCVIVKPSEMTKNSERLVAEALPSYLDKDCFAVVTAGVQETTRLLENKFDYIFYTGSPSVGRIVMMAAAKHLTPVTLELGGKNPCYVSDTCDVQIVAQRVAWGRFFNAGQTCIAPDYVLCSTEMQEKLLVALSKVVNDFYGSNPQESPNFGRIMGDKQFRRLQELLCSGQVVIGGETDEAQRYVAPTVLVDVEPSDPIMQEEIFGPILPIITVANVDEAIDFINSRERPLVVYAFSSNSKVVNQVLERTSSGGFCGNDTLMHVTLTSLPFGGIGSSGLGMYHGKFTFDTFSHHRGCLHRNMGLEVFNALRYPPYSQQKLGMVRAASEVKRKGACTLL
- the NDUFS8 gene encoding LOW QUALITY PROTEIN: NADH dehydrogenase [ubiquinone] iron-sulfur protein 8, mitochondrial (The sequence of the model RefSeq protein was modified relative to this genomic sequence to represent the inferred CDS: inserted 3 bases in 2 codons; deleted 2 bases in 1 codon), encoding MAALRLLYRXACAGPPAPLGYLRPLSTTTPRDCYKYVNVQEPAMDMRSITDRAAQTLLWTELFRGLAMTLSYLFREAATINYPFEKGPLSPRFRGEHALRRYPSGEERCIACKLCEAVCPAQAITIEAEPRADGSRRTTRYDIDMTKCIYCGFCXEACPVDAIVEGPNFEFSTETHEELLYNKEKLLNNGDKWEAEIAANIQADYLYR